In Mercurialis annua linkage group LG6, ddMerAnnu1.2, whole genome shotgun sequence, the following are encoded in one genomic region:
- the LOC126653672 gene encoding phosphatidate cytidylyltransferase 4, chloroplastic isoform X2, translating to MAASLVNLKRYSLNFGSRSCPCRTSSKKISFLPQRCPKTNLRLVLNGPKTVLFCAPAKMRRLITAVARADFGQEDINQEVEEGNKIGANEETSVTKSWSQLRKRIVFGVVIGVSVGGVVMAGRWVFAVALAAAVFVGSREYFELVRSRGIAQGMTPPPRYVSRVCSVICALMPALTLYYGQIDIPVTFAAFVVAMALLLQRGNPRFSQLSSTIFGLFYCGYLPCFWVKLRCGLAVPALNTRIGATWPVLFGGQTHWTVGLVATLITISSIIAADTYAFMGGKAFGRTPLTSISPKKTWEGTIAGLGGCIVTSVVLSKIFCWPTSVLSAIAFGVLIFFGSIFGDLTESMIKRDAGVKDSGSLIPGHGGILDRADSYIFTGALAYSFIKTFLPLYGV from the exons TCGGTTCACGCTCATGCCCATGCCGAACTTCATCTAAGAAAATTTCATTTCTTCCTCAACGCTGTCCAAAAACTAATCTTAGATTAGTACTGAATGGACCCAAAACGGTACTGTTTTGTGCTCCGGCAAAGATGCGGCGCCTGATTACTGCCGTTGCTAGAGCTGATTTTGGCCAAGAAGATATCAATCAG GAAGTTGAGGAAGGGAATAAGATAGGGGCAAATGAGGAAACTTCTGTAACAAAGAGTTGGAGTCAATTGAGGAAAAGAATAGTGTTTGGGGTTGTAATTGGGGTATCTGTTGGAGGTGTTGTAATGGCTGGAAGATGGGTTTTCGCTGTGGCGCTGGCAGCGGCTGTGTTTGTTGGTTCGCGTGAGTATTTCGAATTGGTTAGAAGTCGTGGAATTGCTCAAGGAATGACGCCTCCTCCTCGTTATGTTTCAAGAGTTTGCTCTGTTATATGTGCTCTCATGCCCGCCCTTACTTT GTATTATGGTCAGATTGACATTCCTGTGACTTTTGCTGCTTTTGTTGTTGCAATGGCATTACTCCTCCAACGAGGCAATCCTCGTTTTTCTCAGCTCAGTAGTACTATTTTCGGCCTATTTTATTGCGGCTATCTTCCTTGTTTCTGGGTCAAGCTTCGTTGTGGCTTAGCAGTCCCAGCCTTGAACACTA GGATAGGAGCAACGTGGCCAGTTCTTTTTGGTGGCCAAACTCATTGGACTGTGGGCCTTGTTGCAACCCTAATTACGATAAGCAGCATTATAGCTGCTGATACATATGCATTTATGGGTGGCAAG GCATTTGGAAGAACTCCATTAACCAGTATTAGTCCAAAGAAGACATGGGAAGGGACTATTGCAGGGCTTGGTGGCTGTATAGTAACTTCAGTGGTGTTATCAAAAATCTTTTGCTGGCCAACATCAGTTCTAAG TGCAATAGCTTTTGGGGTCCTAATTTTCTTTGGTTCTATATTTGGGGATCTTACCGAGTCAATGATCAAGCGTGATGCGGGTGTGAAGGACTCTGGCTCTCTCATACCTGGACATg GGGGAATATTAGACCGAGCGGACAGCTACATTTTCACGGGTGCACTCGCATACTCATTTATCAAAACTTTCCTACCCCTTTATGGAGTTTGA
- the LOC126653672 gene encoding phosphatidate cytidylyltransferase 4, chloroplastic isoform X1 yields the protein MAASLVNLKRYSLNFGSRSCPCRTSSKKISFLPQRCPKTNLRLVLNGPKTVLFCAPAKMRRLITAVARADFGQEDINQEVEEGNKIGANEETSVTKSWSQLRKRIVFGVVIGVSVGGVVMAGRWVFAVALAAAVFVGSREYFELVRSRGIAQGMTPPPRYVSRVCSVICALMPALTLYYGQIDIPVTFAAFVVAMALLLQRGNPRFSQLSSTIFGLFYCGYLPCFWVKLRCGLAVPALNTRIGATWPVLFGGQTHWTVGLVATLITISSIIAADTYAFMGGKAFGRTPLTSISPKKTWEGTIAGLGGCIVTSVVLSKIFCWPTSVLSSAIAFGVLIFFGSIFGDLTESMIKRDAGVKDSGSLIPGHGGILDRADSYIFTGALAYSFIKTFLPLYGV from the exons TCGGTTCACGCTCATGCCCATGCCGAACTTCATCTAAGAAAATTTCATTTCTTCCTCAACGCTGTCCAAAAACTAATCTTAGATTAGTACTGAATGGACCCAAAACGGTACTGTTTTGTGCTCCGGCAAAGATGCGGCGCCTGATTACTGCCGTTGCTAGAGCTGATTTTGGCCAAGAAGATATCAATCAG GAAGTTGAGGAAGGGAATAAGATAGGGGCAAATGAGGAAACTTCTGTAACAAAGAGTTGGAGTCAATTGAGGAAAAGAATAGTGTTTGGGGTTGTAATTGGGGTATCTGTTGGAGGTGTTGTAATGGCTGGAAGATGGGTTTTCGCTGTGGCGCTGGCAGCGGCTGTGTTTGTTGGTTCGCGTGAGTATTTCGAATTGGTTAGAAGTCGTGGAATTGCTCAAGGAATGACGCCTCCTCCTCGTTATGTTTCAAGAGTTTGCTCTGTTATATGTGCTCTCATGCCCGCCCTTACTTT GTATTATGGTCAGATTGACATTCCTGTGACTTTTGCTGCTTTTGTTGTTGCAATGGCATTACTCCTCCAACGAGGCAATCCTCGTTTTTCTCAGCTCAGTAGTACTATTTTCGGCCTATTTTATTGCGGCTATCTTCCTTGTTTCTGGGTCAAGCTTCGTTGTGGCTTAGCAGTCCCAGCCTTGAACACTA GGATAGGAGCAACGTGGCCAGTTCTTTTTGGTGGCCAAACTCATTGGACTGTGGGCCTTGTTGCAACCCTAATTACGATAAGCAGCATTATAGCTGCTGATACATATGCATTTATGGGTGGCAAG GCATTTGGAAGAACTCCATTAACCAGTATTAGTCCAAAGAAGACATGGGAAGGGACTATTGCAGGGCTTGGTGGCTGTATAGTAACTTCAGTGGTGTTATCAAAAATCTTTTGCTGGCCAACATCAGTTCTAAG CAGTGCAATAGCTTTTGGGGTCCTAATTTTCTTTGGTTCTATATTTGGGGATCTTACCGAGTCAATGATCAAGCGTGATGCGGGTGTGAAGGACTCTGGCTCTCTCATACCTGGACATg GGGGAATATTAGACCGAGCGGACAGCTACATTTTCACGGGTGCACTCGCATACTCATTTATCAAAACTTTCCTACCCCTTTATGGAGTTTGA